One genomic window of Nicotiana sylvestris chromosome 10, ASM39365v2, whole genome shotgun sequence includes the following:
- the LOC138879609 gene encoding uncharacterized protein: protein MKKFADRKRHPMDYRVRDIGMVKFNPRQFKALRGMHQNLIRKYERPFKIVAKVDKISYKLDMPSYLKIYPIFYANMLKPYHEDKDDPNRGQSSRAPMTITASHDWEIEAIMDYQARQKQGQKATTMFLIHWKWQLP, encoded by the coding sequence ATGAAGAAGTTTGCGGACCGTAAGCGGCATCCCATGGACTATAGAGTTAGGGATATAGGCATGGTGAAGTTTAACCCGAGACAGTTCAAGGCACTACGGGGCATGCATCAGAATCTGATTCGTAAGTATGAGCGGCCATTTAAGATCGTCGCCAAGGTAGAcaagatctcatacaagcttgacatgccatCGTATCTTAAGATCTACCCTATCTTCTATGCCAACATGCTTAAGCCATATCATGAAGACAAGGATGATCCGAATAGGGGCCAATCAAGTCGAGCGCCTATGACTATCACCGCCTCACATGATTGGGAGATTGAGGCTATTATGGATTACCAGGCCAGGCAAAAACAAGGGCAAAAGGCCACCACTATGTTCCTTATTCATTGGAAATGGCAATTACCGTAG